A stretch of DNA from Sulfolobales archaeon:
TGGATCCTGACGAGGTTATGAATAACATATACTATATAAGAGTGGTCAGTAGCGATCATCAGATGGCTGTAGTAGATGAACTAAGAGAGCTTATACCCGAGAAGAATATAAAGCTCGTTGTAGTAGATTCTGTGACAGGACATTTCAGAGCAGAGTATCCTGGTAGAGAGAATCTAGCTCTAAGACAGCAGAAGCTTAATAAACATCTTCATCAGCTTCTCTCACTAGCAGAGGTATTTAACATAGCCGTAGTTATAACTAATCAGGTTATGGCGAGACCAGATGTATTCTATGGAGACCCAACAGTAGCTGTAGGAGGACATGTTCTGGGTCACGCACCAGGTGTTAGAGTTCAGCTTAGGAAGAGCAGAGGTAATAAGAGAATCGCAAGAGTAGTAGACGCGCCTCATCTACCTGAGGGTGAGGCTGTATTTGCAATAACCGAGGAAGGCATTCAAGATATATCTGAGTAGTGTCTGAAATTCTCAAGCTTTGAAGAGACATAGAAGCCCTACTATGAATCCTCCTACGAGAGGAGTTATAAAGACTTCTATGAATGCAGCTATTACCAGTAGAAGTGCTGAGTATAGCATGTATCTTAAGCTTCTTAAAATAACACTTCTCATGCTGATCTCTAGATCTGTTCTACCAAGTTTTCTTCTAATAAGATCTATTAGCGCTTTAGATATAACTATAGAGGCGATCAAACTGAAAGCAATACCAGGTATCTCAAATACACCATGAGGCAGTAATAGAGCTATCTTCACAACTACAAGGTCTTGCTCCGAGAATCTACAGTACGCCAGACTTTGAAGAGTTTCTAACATGTTTGCATCTAGTAGAGGAGCTGTCATTATAGCTCCGATAATAAACCCCTGATATATGTAGAATAAGATAGATCCTATAATCGTTGGGGAGAGAACATATATTATCACAGCTACTAGAAGATTATTAGTAAAGATCTTCATAGGTAGCATGAGCATTTCTCTGAGATCTGATGGAGAGAA
This window harbors:
- a CDS encoding stage II sporulation protein M; translated protein: MKTYIVLLIVLALFIASAYVGTLTPADFKNNRYTSFYEQAKQILGNESFSPSDLREMLMLPMKIFTNNLLVAVIIYVLSPTIIGSILFYIYQGFIIGAIMTAPLLDANMLETLQSLAYCRFSEQDLVVVKIALLLPHGVFEIPGIAFSLIASIVISKALIDLIRRKLGRTDLEISMRSVILRSLRYMLYSALLLVIAAFIEVFITPLVGGFIVGLLCLFKA